Part of the Aquabacterium sp. NJ1 genome, GGATCTGGTGGACCTGCACTGCACAGGCTGGGCCGACAAGGAGCAGCAAAGCCCGCTGCGCGCCGACCACCTGTTTCGCATCTACTCGGGCAGCAAGCTGATCACCTCCTGCGCGGCCTTGCTGTTGCTGGACGAGGGCCGCTTCCAGCTGGACGACCCCGTCGAGCGCTACATCCCGCAACTGGGCCAGCGCATGGTGCTGCGCCCCGGCGCCACCTCCATCGACGATGTGGAGCCCGCACAAGGCCCGATCACCATCCGGCATTTGTTGAGCCACCAGTCCGGCCTGAGTTATGGCCTGCTGGACCCCGGTACGCTCATGTTCAACGCCTACCGCGAGCGCAAGATCCTGAGCCCACGCAACACGCTGGCCGACATGATCGATGCGCTGGCCGGCCTGCCGCTGCTCTTCCACCCTGGCAAGGGCTGGGAATACTCGATTGCCACCGATGTGATCGGGCACCTGATTGAAGTGGTCAGTGGCCAGCGCCTGGATGCTTTCCTGCAAGCGCGCATCTTCGAGCCGCTGGGCATGGTGGACACCGGCTTTGTGATCCCGCCCGATCAGCAACATCGCCTGGCCACGTATTACATGGGCACCGACTTCACCAAGCCCATGCAACCAGGCCTCACGCGCAATGACAACGCGCCCTACCCCAAGGCCAACCTCCAACCCGTGCCGTGGCTGTCGGGCGGTGGCGGGCTCGTTTCATCACTGGCCGACACGCTGGCGCTGTTGCGCAGCCTGATGCCTGGCGGCAAGGCCCTGCTCAAGCCAGAGACCCTCGCGATGCTGATGTCCAACCAGTTGCCCGATGGCCAGTGGATCCGCTTCCCGCGCTTTGGCGAGGTGATCGGCAAAGGCTACGGCCTGGGTGGCGCGGTGACCTTGATGCCCTCGCCCTTTGACCCACCCGCCTCCACCGGCGAGTTCCAGTGGGGCGGCCTGGCGGGCACGCACTGGTGGATCAACCCCAAGGCCAACACCGCTGGCGTGGTGATGACCCAGCGTGACATGGCCTTCTGGCACCCCTTCTCGTTCGAACTCAAGCAACTGGTCTATCAGGCGCTGCAGCCACAACAGGGCTGACCTTGTCGATCAAGGCCTACCTGGACGCCATCTCCCAGTCGAAGCTGTTGAGGTACTTGTCGACGACCTTTCTGACCTCATTGCGGCTTTTCAGGCGGGCCACGGCGGCCCTCAAGGCGGCGATGGTTTCATCATCGGCCGTCTTTTTCGAAAAGTGCAGTTCGAAGGTCTGCGTGCTCAAGACCAGCGGCTTGCCAAACTGCTCTTTCTTGATGCCCAGGAGATAGGCGTTGTAGAAGAGACCGATCGACGACCCCAGGGCGGCATCGATCCGGTCATTCATCAGCATCTTGAGCATCTGCGAGTAATCCGACACCTGGTACTTCTGGATATCGGCTTCGGCATCGAAGGCATCATCAAAGCGCCCGCCTCGGGGTGTGCCCACCACCTTGCCCCGCAAGTCGGCAAGGCTTCGGCACTTGAGCGCAGGCTTGCCCACCACAATCGTCGGCAAGCTCAGCACACCAGCGACGGGAATGGCGCCTTCGGCGAGCTCCGTACTTCGGTAGCGCAGCACAAAGTCCGCATCGCCGCGCGCCACCATGTGCGCCGAACGCGCATACGGCGTGATCTGGTTGGTATAGGTAAAGCCGGCTTCTGTGGCGATCCGGTTGCCGATCTCGTACATCATGCCGGTGGGCTTGCCATCTTTCCCGACGAAGCCAAAAGGCGCCGACTCGATGGTGACGATGCGCAGCTCCTTGGCCATGACGCCATGCAGCCACATCAGCGACAACAGGCCCACACCGAGCCTGCACAGCCGCGTTCCGAGTGTCCGAGCGCCAAGAGCCACACCGCGAGACATCAACCCCTCCATGAAGAGAGGGCATTATGACTTCAATGCAGCCTGTCGAGCGGCCATGAACCAGGGGGCGGCAGCAGTTCACCGCGGCCGCAGCAGGTCGTCGATCATGGCCTTGACCGCCTTCATCTGCGGTGCATCCTTGCGGGCAAAGGGCGGGCTGCTGCTGAACAAGCCGGCGTCACCCAGGGGGCTGGTGTAACCCCAGAAGTCCCAGCAGCCTTTGGGGTTGTACTGGTAAGGGCTCGCCAGGCTGCCCACCGTGCTGGCCTTTACCTGCGGGTACAGCACGACAATGCCCCCACTCTCTGCCCACGCGTTATAGCCAGCGCCCGTCACGAACTGCGTGCCGAACTCGTGCCCGTTGGCCTCGAAACTCTGCCCCTGCTCGCATCCATGAAAGGCCACGTGCAGCCTGCAATGGGCGCCAGCGTGCTCGCAGGCCTTGGGCACGTACAGCCAGCCGGTGCTGTCCAGGCCGCTGAAGACCTTCTTGTCGCCATAACGCGCCTGATTGAAGCGCTTCAGCGAACCCTTTTCATCGGCCACACCGGCTTGCCACGCGGGCGAGCCGGGGTAGAGCCACTTGAGCAGCTCACCCGCCGCATCCACATGGCATTGCGTCAGAAAAGGCGTCTGCGTGATGCTGCATTCCAGCTTGGCCCGAGGGCTGGGAAAGCCGTGCCCCGCGTCGGCCAGGTCCTCGCGGTGGATCTGGGCTGGTGGCACCTGCATGTCCTTGTAGTAGGTTTCAACTGCCGTGACCAACTGCCTGTCCACCACATGATCCTGCCCGCCCGAGAAGAGCCAGATGCGGTGGCGGGCCAGGTTGCTGCTGGCGTCGATGCCACCGGCCGCTTCGTTGTTGCGGGTGGCGCGCTCACTGAAGCCGACGTAGTCTTCCTGGTTGAGCACCTGGCACCCACCGCCAAACGCATGCGCCAGAACCAGTGCAAAAGGTGGGTCGGCCGGGCAGGAACAGTTGAGCATCGCCCGGCCCACCGAGCCATGAGAGCAGCCATACGGGCCACCGGCTATCACCGCCGCACCGGCCAGCGAGCCTGAGTAGGCCACCTGGAACTGCCCGGCCATGTAGGCGCCCGAAGACAAGCCCGATACGGTGACCGCATCGGCTTGCAGGCCCAGCGCGGGCAGGCGAGCCAGGTCCTTGGCGCTGGCCGCAAAGGGCGCGTAAAGCCCCAGCAGGCAGAGGCTCAACAAACACCAGAGGGCGCGCACGCGGCGACCCCATTCAACCCGAATGGCCATGGCAAGCTCCTGAATGAATTGGATATTTGCTGCAGCGCAGCAAACCCAGCATACACAGGTGAAGCCGCCTTGACAATGACGCTGCCGCGTCAGCGGTGATGCACCTCGATCGTCGCGTGCACGATCTCTTCGTGCACCTTCAAGGCCTCACGAATCACGGCGGGTGTGAGCGCAGGGTCACCCGTCACCACCGTCAGGGCACATGAGTAAGCCCCCTTGCCGACCCGCCACACGTGCAGGTCGGTGAGGTGGCTGTCGGCATGGGCATCCAGTTCGGCGATCACCTCGCGGATCTCGTCCACCACGGGGTGGTCCATCTCGCGGTCCAGCAGCACCTTGCCGGTTTCGATGATCAGGCCCTTGGCCCACACGGCCACCAGCACGGCGCCCACCAGGCCCATCACCGGGTCCAGCCAGGAACAGCCATACATCCAGCCACCGATCAGCGCCAGGATGGCCAGCACGGACGTCGCGGCATCGGCCAGCACATGCACATAGGCTGACTTCAGGTTGAGGTCATGCTGGTGCTCATCGTGGCCGTGGTGATCGTGGTGCGCGTGACCATGGCCGTGCCCATGATGGTGCTCGTGTCCACCATGATCGTGGTGATGATGGTCGTGTGCGCCACCCAGGATGAAGGCACACACCAGGTTGACCACCAGCCCGATCACCGCCACAACCAGCGCCTCGCGGTAATGGATGGGCTCGGGCGTCACCAGGCGCTCCACCGAGCCGAAGATCATCAGCCCCGCCACGCCCACCAGGAACACCGCGCTGGCAAAGCCCGCCAGCACCTCGATCTTCCAGGTGCCAAAGGCAAAGCGCGGGTCACGCGCATAACGGCGTGCCGCGGCATAGGCAAAGGCGCTCAGGCCAATGGCGATGGCGTGCGAGCTCATGTGCCAGCCGTCAGCCAGCAGGGCCATGGAGTTGAACCACCAGCCGGCGGTGATCTCCAGCACCATCATGGCCAGCGTGATCCACATCACCAGCCGCGTGCGGGTTTCGGCCTGCTGGCTGCCTTCGTCAAAGATGTGCTCATGGATCCACTGGGACAGATCGGTCTCACGCATACAAGGTCCTTTTTCTTGCCTGGTCTGGCGCCCGCTCAGGCAAACAGCTTGTCGATCTTGAACAGGGTCAGCAAGCCCATCACCGCGAAGATGGCCGCGGCAATGCCGTGCACCAGCTTCATCGGGATCTTCTCGGCAAAACGGTTGCCCACGAACACGGCCGGCACGTCGGCGATCAGCATGCCCAGCGTGGTGCCCGCCACCACCCACAGGGGGTTGGCGTAATGCGCCGCCAGGGCCACGGTGGCCAGCTGGGTCTTGTCGCCCATCTCGGCCAGGAAGAAGGTCACCAGCGTGGCGCCGAACACGCCCAGCTTGTGTGCCACCTTGGTTTCTTCCTCTTCGATCTCGTCGGGGATCAGTGTCCAGATGGCCATGCCGATGAAGCTCAAACCCAGCACCCAACGCATGATGTCCGGGCTGACCATGGAGGTGATCCAGGCGCCCAGGGCACCGGCCAGGCCGTGGTTGACGAGGGTGGCCACCAGGATGCCCAGGATGATGGGCACGGGGCGCTTGAAGCGCGCCGCCAGGATGAAGGCCAGCAATTGGGTCTTGTCGCCGATTTCAGCGAGGGCGACCACACCGGTCGAAACGAAGAGGGATTCCATCAGAAGTCCTTGGCTGGTGCATGCGCATGACCATACGCCGCCCACCAGCCGTGAAGCAGCACATGGTCAGACGTCTTGCCAAGAAAAAAGCCGCTGGCTGTTGAAAACCAGGGCTGTAACCGCCGGCGCCATGGCCCTGTGGGGCCAATCATGTTGACGCAGGCCACCTCGCAATGAGGTGCAGCTACTCCCGAATGACGGGGGCGAGTGTACCAAAACAACGGCGCCCATCCCCCACGCGGGGGCGTCAAGGCACCGGCACACGCAAACCAAAACCGGAATCCGCCACCGCCCCTCTCGATGGGGCCAACCCACCTTGGGGGGAAGCGAACAGGCCGCCAGACGCCTTCAATGGCGACCTGTCAGCACGGCACGGCGCCCCAACGGTCACCCCCAAGAAGGGCAAGCCAAGCAACCTTCAACCGCGCTGCACCGTGCAACCCGATTTTTTGTTCTGGAGAACCTCTGTGAAAACCTCGACCCGCCAGCGCCTCAAGCGCAGCACCCTCACCCTCGCCAGCTTCGCCGCCGGTTTTGCCGCCACCTTCCTGCCCCTCACCGCCATGGCCGCCGCCACCCTGCAGGTGGTGCAAGGCAGCGGCGAGTTCCAGACGCTCGACACCGCCGTCACCGTGACCGCACCCACCGCTTTCACCATGCAATGGACCACCGACCAAGTCGGCGCCGCGGGCGGCACCTGGAAGGTGAGCAATGCCAACGGCCAGGTCGTCGCCAGCGGTGAGGCCACACCGGCCCCCGCCGTGGGCCACTTCCTGCGCTTCACCATCCCGCAAAACGCCTTCCTGCCCGCCTCGGTGGCCAGCACCCAGAAGTTCAACCTCAGCATCCAGCCGCACAACGGCGTGATGCAGGCCATGGGCGCCGCCTCGCCCAATGTGCTCATCACCGAAGTACCTGCCACCACCACGCCGCCCATCGTGTTCGGGCCCAGCGCCAACTTCCCCAAGGTCGACATCGTCAACTACGAAGAGAAGATCGGCGTGGTGCCGCTCACCCAACTGCACTACGCGGGCGCCGACATCACCCTGCGCATCACCAACAAGAGCAAGGTCGTGACCGATCCCGCCTGGCTGGCCGTGAAGGACACCAACCTGCTGATGCGGCAGAACACGTCGGGCGTGAGCATCCCCTCGTTGCAACCCGGTGCCTCCACCACCGTGAGCGTGCACCTGGATGCCGTGCTGCCGCCACCCACCTCGCAGATGCCGGAAGAGCAGCAGTACAACCAGTGGAATGCGCAATACCGCAATGTGTGCGGCCCGCAACTGAGCAGCGTGCTGGACTGGCGCGGCCCTCAGGCCCAGACGCCGATTGGCTCACACCTTGAGTCTCTGCTTGTCAAGGAAGGCTGGCGCGATTACGCCAAGGTGCCGCCCAGCACGCCCATCTGCCAGGGCAACCAGTGCGTGCGCGTGTGTGACATCGAAAAGAACATCCACGCCCAGCTGGATGGCAAGGTCACGGGCTACTCGTACTTCGTGGGCCAGTACCCCAAGTTTGGCCATCACGGCGATGCCCGCACGGCGGCCGCCGCGCCTGAAACCGCGTTCAAGTCCAACACCAAGATCACGGTGGCCAGCGTCAGCAAGCTGGTGACCACGATCGCGGCCGTGCGCCTCATCGACCAGAAGGCCGCCAGCATGCCGCTGGGCCTGGACACGCCCATCGGCGCTTACCTGCCATCGGATTGGGCTCTGCAGAGCAAGTACATCAAGAACATCACCTTCGCGCAGTTGCTGGGCCAGCGCAGCGGCATCAAGGACTACGGCAACGTGTCCATGGACTATGCGCAGCTCAAGAAGTTCTTCACGCAAAGCACCAATGCGATGGCCAACACCTCGTGCCAGGGCTCGGGTGTGAAGAACCCCGCCAACCCGGTGAACGTCAATGACCAGAGCTGGTGCTACAGCAACTACAACTTCGCCATCATGCGTGTGCTGCTGCCCAAGGTGGCCGGCTTCGCCGAAGACGCCAACCAGGCCACCCGCCCGCAGACCCTGGCCAACCAGTACACCTCGCTGGTTCAGCAGAACGTGTTCAACCTCGTCGGCCAGAACGGCGTGAGCTGCAAGCCACCCGTGAACTCGACCAACTACGCCTTTGCCTACAAGGGCCCCGGCAGCAACGCCCAGGGCACGGACTGGGGTGATGTGTCGCTGATCTGCGGTGCCGCTGGCTGGTACCTGTCGGTGGAAGACATGGCCAAGGTGATGCTCAGCCTGAACGCCAAGGACGGCAAGATCCTGGCGGCCTCTGGTGGCAAGGACCTGTTCAACACCATGCGCCTGCGTGGCCTGGGCTGGGACGTGGACAACAACGGCGAGCTGGAGAAGAACGGCGGCTGGGGCGCCAACTGCGATGGCAACAATGTGTGCGACAACATCACCACCTCGGTGGCCATGTTCGGCCCGGTGACCGGCCCCCGCGTGCTGGGCGTGCTGTTCATCAACTCCAACATCACCGGTGGCGGTGGCGCCCAAGGCGTGCTGGAGAAGGCTTACAACCAGTCGCTCTACATCAAGCCCTGACGCTCAGGCGCCTCACTCTCAGCCTGGCGCACGGGTAGCACGACCCTGAACGTGGTGCCCGCACCCATCTGGCTACTCACGGATATATGCCCATGGTGCTTGTTGACGATGCCGTAAGACAGCGACAAGCCCAGGCCCGTCCCTTTGCCAACCGGCTTGGTGGTGAAAAAGGGATCAAAAATCCGCTTGAGGTGCTCATCCGATATACCGTGGCCCTCATCGGCGATTTCCACAAACACCTCATCGGCACCGGCCATACCCGTCCGGATCGTGATCTTGCCGCGCCGTTCATGCATCGCATGGGCGGCGTTCACCAGCAAATTCATCAACACCTGGTTGATTTGAGAGGGCATGCATTCGATATCTGGAATCTGGCCATAAAGCTTGACCACCTCGGCAACGTACTTGATTTCGTTGTGCACGATGTTCAGCGTGCTGTCCAGACCTCTATGCAGACTGGCCCATTGCCACTGCGCCTCGTCAACATGAGAGAAGTCTTTGAGATCCTGCACGATCTGCTTGACACGACTGATGCCATCGTTGGACTCGGCCAACAAGGCAATGAGGTCTTCGCGCAAATACGCCAGATCAAGCGTGGCCCGCATGGCCGACATCTGGGAGCTGGCCTCATCGGTCAGATCTTTTTCGTGCACCTCGTAGGCCGCAATCAGCTCCAGCAAGTCATCCACATACTTGCGCAAGGTGCCGATGTTGGAGCCCACAAAGCCAATGGGATTGTTGATCTCATGCGCGACACCAGCGGCCAGCTGGCCGATTGACGCCATTTTTTCTGCCTGCAACAGCTGATGATGCGCCTCCTCGAGGCGCTTGATCAGGGCCTGCTGATCGGCCTTTTCCTTCAGCAAGGCTTGCTCTACGGCCTGTCTCTGGGCCAATTGCAACTGCAACTGCGCGTTGCGCTCCGTCAATTCCTCCGACATCAACTCTAAGGTGCGTTCGATGGAATTGCGATCTACATCGGCATCACGATAGGCATCGCTGATCGCGGAGAGAAAAGCATCCAACTCCCCCGGTGCAACCGAAACCTTCGACAGATGCCGAAGAATCTGGCGCTCAAGCAGTTTGTGGTAAGTCACGATTCTGCAAAGGTTGTGATGGTCATGGTCTGGTTGTGCAACTCGCACTTGGTCACGCCGCCGTGCGGACATATCTCGCCGTACGAATAGAAGCCGGCCAGCAAAGCCTGCGGGCCCAGAACCTGCCGAACCCCTTCAAGCTCTTCCTCCACCCGTTGCTTGAGCACCAACTTGCGTCCCACGCAGCTGATCAGC contains:
- a CDS encoding serine hydrolase — encoded protein: MSSLTVTPQGHDFSALHAAMQRYVDGELLAGVSSAVLVGQDLVDLHCTGWADKEQQSPLRADHLFRIYSGSKLITSCAALLLLDEGRFQLDDPVERYIPQLGQRMVLRPGATSIDDVEPAQGPITIRHLLSHQSGLSYGLLDPGTLMFNAYRERKILSPRNTLADMIDALAGLPLLFHPGKGWEYSIATDVIGHLIEVVSGQRLDAFLQARIFEPLGMVDTGFVIPPDQQHRLATYYMGTDFTKPMQPGLTRNDNAPYPKANLQPVPWLSGGGGLVSSLADTLALLRSLMPGGKALLKPETLAMLMSNQLPDGQWIRFPRFGEVIGKGYGLGGAVTLMPSPFDPPASTGEFQWGGLAGTHWWINPKANTAGVVMTQRDMAFWHPFSFELKQLVYQALQPQQG
- a CDS encoding ABC transporter substrate-binding protein translates to MGLLSLMWLHGVMAKELRIVTIESAPFGFVGKDGKPTGMMYEIGNRIATEAGFTYTNQITPYARSAHMVARGDADFVLRYRSTELAEGAIPVAGVLSLPTIVVGKPALKCRSLADLRGKVVGTPRGGRFDDAFDAEADIQKYQVSDYSQMLKMLMNDRIDAALGSSIGLFYNAYLLGIKKEQFGKPLVLSTQTFELHFSKKTADDETIAALRAAVARLKSRNEVRKVVDKYLNSFDWEMASR
- the dmeF gene encoding CDF family Co(II)/Ni(II) efflux transporter DmeF, with translation MRETDLSQWIHEHIFDEGSQQAETRTRLVMWITLAMMVLEITAGWWFNSMALLADGWHMSSHAIAIGLSAFAYAAARRYARDPRFAFGTWKIEVLAGFASAVFLVGVAGLMIFGSVERLVTPEPIHYREALVVAVIGLVVNLVCAFILGGAHDHHHHDHGGHEHHHGHGHGHAHHDHHGHDEHQHDLNLKSAYVHVLADAATSVLAILALIGGWMYGCSWLDPVMGLVGAVLVAVWAKGLIIETGKVLLDREMDHPVVDEIREVIAELDAHADSHLTDLHVWRVGKGAYSCALTVVTGDPALTPAVIREALKVHEEIVHATIEVHHR
- a CDS encoding TMEM165/GDT1 family protein, which translates into the protein MESLFVSTGVVALAEIGDKTQLLAFILAARFKRPVPIILGILVATLVNHGLAGALGAWITSMVSPDIMRWVLGLSFIGMAIWTLIPDEIEEEETKVAHKLGVFGATLVTFFLAEMGDKTQLATVALAAHYANPLWVVAGTTLGMLIADVPAVFVGNRFAEKIPMKLVHGIAAAIFAVMGLLTLFKIDKLFA
- a CDS encoding serine hydrolase, with translation MKTSTRQRLKRSTLTLASFAAGFAATFLPLTAMAAATLQVVQGSGEFQTLDTAVTVTAPTAFTMQWTTDQVGAAGGTWKVSNANGQVVASGEATPAPAVGHFLRFTIPQNAFLPASVASTQKFNLSIQPHNGVMQAMGAASPNVLITEVPATTTPPIVFGPSANFPKVDIVNYEEKIGVVPLTQLHYAGADITLRITNKSKVVTDPAWLAVKDTNLLMRQNTSGVSIPSLQPGASTTVSVHLDAVLPPPTSQMPEEQQYNQWNAQYRNVCGPQLSSVLDWRGPQAQTPIGSHLESLLVKEGWRDYAKVPPSTPICQGNQCVRVCDIEKNIHAQLDGKVTGYSYFVGQYPKFGHHGDARTAAAAPETAFKSNTKITVASVSKLVTTIAAVRLIDQKAASMPLGLDTPIGAYLPSDWALQSKYIKNITFAQLLGQRSGIKDYGNVSMDYAQLKKFFTQSTNAMANTSCQGSGVKNPANPVNVNDQSWCYSNYNFAIMRVLLPKVAGFAEDANQATRPQTLANQYTSLVQQNVFNLVGQNGVSCKPPVNSTNYAFAYKGPGSNAQGTDWGDVSLICGAAGWYLSVEDMAKVMLSLNAKDGKILAASGGKDLFNTMRLRGLGWDVDNNGELEKNGGWGANCDGNNVCDNITTSVAMFGPVTGPRVLGVLFINSNITGGGGAQGVLEKAYNQSLYIKP
- a CDS encoding ATP-binding protein, which gives rise to MTYHKLLERQILRHLSKVSVAPGELDAFLSAISDAYRDADVDRNSIERTLELMSEELTERNAQLQLQLAQRQAVEQALLKEKADQQALIKRLEEAHHQLLQAEKMASIGQLAAGVAHEINNPIGFVGSNIGTLRKYVDDLLELIAAYEVHEKDLTDEASSQMSAMRATLDLAYLREDLIALLAESNDGISRVKQIVQDLKDFSHVDEAQWQWASLHRGLDSTLNIVHNEIKYVAEVVKLYGQIPDIECMPSQINQVLMNLLVNAAHAMHERRGKITIRTGMAGADEVFVEIADEGHGISDEHLKRIFDPFFTTKPVGKGTGLGLSLSYGIVNKHHGHISVSSQMGAGTTFRVVLPVRQAESEAPERQGLM